A genome region from Verrucomicrobiia bacterium includes the following:
- a CDS encoding glycosyltransferase family 4 protein: MRFLTVSLGYPPEVPGGAWKVAEAQSMGLAARGHRVEVVTVDPRGDLEEMSWRGGVLIHRYRAGAGPFFARWRSANRAAAMRIRACLADDVPTVILQHHAYLEPAVATAPVPVVHTYHGPWAEEYRYASGLETGGWVRRIGRGMVMRAMRRVEKRALRRASRVLVLSRSMAGEAVRWHGRRLPEMEVVPGGVDGERYRPAPDREAVRRSWGLEGDDILVVAVRRLEARMGLDVLLDAFAAGGDGHPGARLWLTGRGSAEGRLREQAGRLGLEGRVRWLGHLDEADVPRLLQAADVAVMPSLGLEGFGLATVEALACGTPVLGSRAGATPELLEPLGGELLFEAGCVASLAGRLRRVLEEPGRLPSRERCAAYGRGFEWRRQVEACERLGLALVEGREG, encoded by the coding sequence ATGCGCTTTCTGACGGTCAGTCTCGGGTATCCTCCGGAAGTGCCGGGTGGGGCGTGGAAGGTGGCGGAAGCGCAGTCGATGGGGCTGGCGGCACGCGGGCACCGGGTGGAGGTGGTGACGGTCGATCCCCGGGGTGATCTGGAGGAGATGTCATGGCGTGGCGGGGTGCTCATCCACCGTTACCGGGCCGGGGCGGGGCCGTTCTTTGCGCGGTGGCGGTCGGCCAACCGGGCGGCGGCGATGCGGATCCGGGCGTGCCTGGCGGACGACGTGCCGACGGTGATCCTGCAGCACCATGCCTATCTGGAGCCGGCGGTGGCGACGGCGCCGGTTCCGGTGGTGCACACATATCATGGCCCGTGGGCGGAGGAGTACCGGTATGCCTCGGGATTGGAGACTGGCGGCTGGGTCAGGCGGATCGGGCGGGGAATGGTCATGCGGGCCATGCGGCGGGTGGAGAAGAGGGCCTTGCGACGTGCCTCGCGGGTGCTGGTGCTGAGCCGGTCCATGGCGGGCGAGGCGGTCCGGTGGCACGGGCGCCGATTGCCAGAGATGGAGGTGGTGCCCGGGGGGGTGGATGGGGAGCGGTACCGACCGGCGCCCGACCGGGAGGCGGTGCGACGGTCGTGGGGATTGGAGGGGGATGACATTCTGGTGGTGGCGGTGCGGAGGTTGGAGGCGCGGATGGGGCTGGACGTGTTGTTGGATGCATTTGCGGCGGGGGGGGACGGGCATCCGGGGGCGCGGTTGTGGCTGACGGGGAGGGGATCGGCGGAGGGACGGCTGCGGGAGCAGGCGGGGAGGCTGGGGTTGGAGGGGCGGGTTCGGTGGCTGGGGCACCTGGACGAGGCGGATGTCCCGCGGTTGTTGCAGGCGGCGGACGTGGCGGTGATGCCGTCACTGGGATTGGAGGGATTCGGGCTGGCGACCGTCGAGGCGCTGGCGTGCGGGACGCCGGTGCTCGGGTCGCGGGCGGGGGCGACGCCGGAGCTGCTGGAGCCGTTGGGCGGGGAACTGCTATTCGAGGCGGGGTGCGTGGCATCGCTGGCGGGGCGACTGCGGAGGGTGCTGGAGGAACCGGGGCGGCTGCCCTCGCGAGAGCGGTGTGCGGCGTACGGGCGTGGGTTTGAGTGGCGGCGGCAGGTGGAGGCGTGCGAGCGGCTGGGGCTGGCCCTGGTGGAGGGACGAGAGGGATGA
- a CDS encoding glycosyltransferase: MKVLVLGKYYPPHHGGIETLTKTSCEGYARCGDDVSCVVANDAGRTVREVLNGVRVRRCAAWGTVFSLPVSPGYLASGRQEGDVVQMHFPNPLADLALWLGRRAAPWVVTYHSDVVRQASVQRGYRPLMDWMLGRAARIVVATPPQREASPVLRRYRDKCEVIPFGLDLERFARQGAEPAGMAEALAEAAGRPVLLNIGRLVEYKGQRYLIEALRGLDAVGWLVGSGPLRGELEEQARGLGVRDRVRFWGEVDDEALPALLRACDVFVLPSITPNEAFGLVQVEAMACGKPVVSCRLESGVPYVNRDGETGWVVAPADAEALASALETLCADRALRARFGEAGRLRARDEFALEKMVSRYRDLFARVRAERRDGG; encoded by the coding sequence ATGAAGGTCCTGGTTCTGGGGAAGTACTATCCGCCGCACCACGGGGGGATCGAGACCCTGACGAAAACGTCGTGCGAAGGGTATGCGCGGTGCGGGGATGACGTGAGCTGCGTGGTGGCGAACGACGCTGGGCGGACGGTTCGGGAGGTATTGAATGGGGTGCGGGTCAGGCGCTGTGCGGCGTGGGGGACGGTGTTTTCACTGCCGGTGAGTCCGGGGTATCTGGCTTCGGGACGACAGGAGGGGGACGTGGTTCAGATGCACTTCCCGAATCCGCTGGCGGATCTGGCGTTGTGGCTGGGGCGGCGGGCGGCGCCGTGGGTGGTGACGTACCACAGCGACGTGGTCCGGCAGGCGTCGGTACAGCGGGGGTACCGGCCGCTGATGGACTGGATGCTGGGGCGGGCGGCGCGGATTGTGGTGGCGACGCCGCCGCAGCGGGAGGCGTCGCCGGTGTTGAGGCGGTACCGGGACAAGTGCGAGGTGATCCCGTTTGGATTGGATCTGGAACGGTTTGCCCGGCAGGGGGCGGAGCCGGCGGGAATGGCGGAGGCGTTGGCGGAGGCGGCGGGGCGTCCGGTGCTGCTGAACATCGGGCGACTGGTGGAGTACAAGGGGCAGCGTTACCTGATTGAGGCCCTGCGCGGGTTGGATGCGGTGGGGTGGCTGGTGGGGTCGGGGCCGTTGCGCGGGGAGTTGGAGGAGCAGGCGCGGGGGCTGGGGGTGCGGGACCGGGTGCGTTTCTGGGGGGAGGTGGACGATGAGGCATTGCCGGCGCTGCTGCGGGCCTGCGACGTGTTCGTGCTGCCGTCGATCACGCCGAACGAGGCGTTCGGGCTGGTGCAGGTGGAGGCGATGGCGTGCGGGAAGCCGGTGGTGAGCTGCCGGCTGGAATCCGGAGTGCCGTATGTGAACCGGGATGGGGAGACGGGGTGGGTGGTGGCGCCGGCGGATGCGGAAGCGCTTGCCAGCGCGCTTGAAACCTTGTGCGCTGATCGGGCGCTCCGGGCGCGGTTCGGCGAAGCGGGCCGGCTTCGGGCGCGAGACGAGTTCGCGCTTGAGAAGATGGTCTCGCGGTACCGGGACCTGTTCGCGAGGGTGCGGGCGGAACGACGGGACGGCGGATGA